The Oscillatoria sp. FACHB-1406 genome includes the window AAGTTACAGGAAGTGTTGAAGTATCTCGATGAAGCCGAAAAAATCGATGCTAACGATCCCGAATTAAACCTGTTTAAAGGATTCATGGAACTGATGCTGGCGGTGAACTTACCCCTCGCCAGTCCCGAAGTTGCGATCGCGAACTTCCAACGCAACGCCGCCCCCGAATACCTCGTCAACCGAGGCATTGCCGTTGCTTACCGCGACCAGAAAAAATACGATAAAGGCCTTGAATTTGTCAACAAAGCGCTGCAAGAAACCCCCGATAACCCCGAACTGAAATACCTCAAAGCGCAACTCCTCTACCAACAAGGCAAAAAACTTAACGATCGCGCCATTGTCCAGGAAGCGATCGCACTTTTTGATGCCGCGATCGCGCAGCAAAATCAACTCCCCGCCTACCTCCGCTCCCCCCTACAATTCGAGCGCACCGTCGCCCAAAATTGGCTCGACGGCAAGCGCTAAGCGAAGCTTTTGCCTGAGTAGGGCAGTTTCAGCGCGTCCTGCCCTACTTAATTTCTTAACTCGCGATCGCGGCTCCATATCGAACATCGAAACCCTCCTCATCCCCCTCCCGCAAGCAGAGTATGGCAAGATTGATTGAGCAGTAGATTTTAAATAAGGTTTTTTAATATGGGAAAATTTGGAATCGATATGGGACACAACGCTCCCCCCGATACCGGAGCGGTTGGCATTGCCAAAGAAGATAACCTCACCCTTGCCGTTGGCACTCGCGTTATCGCTAAACTCACAACTCTCGGTCATATCCCCATCAACTGTACCCCGAAGTGGGC containing:
- a CDS encoding Sll0314/Alr1548 family TPR repeat-containing protein, whose product is MMKNKLYQPQSAAIAFSSAIALFWSLAGNPAFAGDFFRTQNQRDIGPQTEAAFEAVFVEGNYPKAEGYLKQALATEKDDPLVYAMQASLAYGNQDSSAIAPAAANTLAAAQRLLPSDPLRGNLYLAIGHFIEGASLIQTQGPIGALPKLQEVLKYLDEAEKIDANDPELNLFKGFMELMLAVNLPLASPEVAIANFQRNAAPEYLVNRGIAVAYRDQKKYDKGLEFVNKALQETPDNPELKYLKAQLLYQQGKKLNDRAIVQEAIALFDAAIAQQNQLPAYLRSPLQFERTVAQNWLDGKR